TATTTGAAATTTAACTTTGAAATTTTGAAATTCTTGAAAACTTTCAAAAATAGGTAAAGCGTAAAGAAAATAACCGCCATTATTGTGATTAGATATCTCCTGGGTTAAATCGATTTCTCCTAAATTTTGCCATTCATTATGATAAAAATAGCTAATAACTATTTTCCCATCCGTTTGTTTCTCTCCAGCTAAAGAAAACCTCAATTGAACGTTTTGAGAAACCATTTGATTAAAAACGTCCTCTCCCAAATCAAAACCAGATAAAATTAATGCAGAGGAATTTAACCCTTCTTTTTTATCAATCTTGGTCTCTGGTACTGTTGAGGTTGAAGTCTTTAAATCAGTAGAATTTGTGGTCTCTAAAACTGTCTCGTCAGTATTTTTCTCTGACAGTGTAGAAGTAGGTGTAGTAATACCTTCTTCTATTACTGCGGGCTCAGTGGTAGTTTTTGTAACAGTTGTTTCAGGAGAATCTATTGCTGCAACAGGAAGGGTAAAGGTAGTAGAAGCAATTGTAGTTGTGGTTGTAGTCGCAGTGATTGTTGTTGTGGTATCAATAGTAGTAGTTTCCTCTACAATAGTTGTTGTTTCTTCTGCTTTGACCCAAGGGACAAAAAAAGAAAAAATATTCCCAAGAAAAGATATTGGTGAAGTAGTGCTAGTAGTTGACTCGATATTATTTACTGCTGGAGTAGTGATTGTCGTCGTCGGTTCGATGTTGTCTACTACCGGAATCGTACTTGTCGTCGTTGTCGTCGTTGTTGCCGTTGTCGTAGTCGTAGTTGTAGTTGGTACGGTATTATTCAAGATTGTTGTTGCTGTTTCTTCTAGTGTCGTAGCACTTGAGCTATCTAGGGTCGGAATATATGTTGACCCTTGGATAAAGGCAGAATTATTGTCATTAAAATCTCCTATAGATGCATCCTCTGATAAATCTTGATTAAAAACATTTTGAGGATTCTGCCAAGTAACATCACCAATGGATTCTATAGAATAGTTAGAGGGTAAAATTTTTATTTGCTCATCAGCTTTTACAAATTTTTTTAAACACGAGCCTAAAAAAACCAGACCGCAAAGACCTGATGCGATGATACCAAAGGTAATTAAAAATTTTCTGTCTACGTGCATCAAAAATGGAAACCTAAAGATTTGTGAGATAACTAATTATTATAACTCAGTGGTCCGGGTTTCTCAAATAAAAAAATGTCAATCTGAAAGATTACGACCCGCCAATTGCCCGCAAGCTCCACTAATATCTCTTCCAAAACTTACCCTGCGCGTCCAATTGATTTTATTTTTTGAAAGAATATCTTCAAATATTTTTAAAGTATTAGCATCGGGAGTTTTAAAGGTATCCCAATGACCATAATTATCTTTTGTGGCATTATAAACGATCAAGTTTACCATACTGAGCCGCGAAATATTTTTATATTTACCAATAAGTTCAACCAATGTCTCTGCTTGTTTTGGGCTATCGTTAAGTCCTCCCAAAAGCAAGTATTCTATCATTAACTTTCTGTTGGTTTTTAGTACGTAATCATCTAGAACGGGCATTAATTGCGCCAAAGGATAGGTTTTATTTATAGGCATAATTTTTGAACGCAAATCATTGGTAGGCGCATGCAGAGAAATAGCCAAATTAACTTGCCAAGTTTCTTTGGTAAAAGTTTCAATTCCAGGAACAATTCCGCTAGTGGAGACCGAGATATGTCTTTGTCCTAAATTAAAACCGTCTTTATCGTTTAAGAGTAAAATGGCTTTTTTGACATTATCATAATTCAAAAAAGGCTCCCCCATTCCCATAAAGACTACATTAGTAACCCTCTCTCCTTGAGATTTAAGATAGCGAGCAAAAGACAAAACCTGCTCGAAAATTTCATATTGAGTTAGAACCCTTTTGAAGCCCAAGTGGCCAGTAGCGCAAAAAGAACAATTAATTTGGCAACCGGCTTCAGTGGAAACACAAATTGTTCTTCGTCCGTCTTCATGTTTAATGAGGACACTCTCAATAGCAAGTCCATCAGCCGTAAGAAACAAGCGTTTAATAGCGCCATCAGCCGCCTTTCGTTCTGTTTTCAGAGTCAGTTCATTAAACGGAATAAGTTTAGCTAAACTCTCTCTTAGCCCTTGCGGTATATTATCAATAAAATTAAAGCCGTCTTTCAGGTCTCTATAAATAGCTAATTTAATCTGCTGCAACCGATAGGCAGGCTCTCCTAATTCTTCTAAGATTTTTTGCAGTTTGTCCCAATCCATAAAAATGAGTATAACATAGACGCTACAGAAAAATTCAGTTTATAAAGTTCTTAGAGTTCTTGGAGTTTATAAAGTAAGATATCTTAAAAGTCCAAAGTCCAAAGCTCAAAATTTAAATGCTAAAGGAAAGTTTCTCTTGTCAAAAAGGCCTGAAACAGCTAAGATAAATTTATTCTGTTTTTATCGGCTTAAATGAATTTCTCTCTTATTTTACCAATATATAACGAAGAAAGGAATATCGATTCGGCTGTTTCCCTCCTTTTGCAAAATTTTCCAGAAACGGAGCTTATTTTAGTTAATGACGGCAGCACAGACGCGACTGCTTCAATTTTAGAAAAATATGCTAAGACCGCCAAGGTTATAAACTACGCTCGTAATATGGGCAAGGGCTATGCTATCAAACAAGGCGTCCTGGCGGCTACGACAGACTATATAATCTTTTGTGATGCCGATATTCCTTTTGGTATTAATGGTATAAAACAATTAGTGGAAAAGTTAGAAATTAATCCTGGCTTAGACATCGTAATTACAGAAAAAATTAAACCTACCGAAAGCTTTGTTTATCATTTAGCAAAGCAAATTGTGAGAAAAATAATTTTTCTCCTCACCGGCTTAAAATTTAATGATACCCAAGCAGGGCTGAAAGGTTTTAAAAAAGAAGTCGCCAAAAAGATATTCTCCCACAGCTTTATTAATCGCTTTGCCATAGATATTGAAATCCTTTATTTAGCTAAAAAATTCCAGTACTCAGTCGGCACCATATCTATGCCAGTCACGGAGAACTACATGCGTTCCAGCAAATTTACAATGAAGGAAGGTTGGTATCTATTTAAAGACATATTTAAAATTTATTTTCACCATTACAATGTTTAAACAATTGCTAAGCAAAGCAACCCGTGCCAACGGCCCAAAAGACAAAAGAAAAATAAATGAAATACTTTTAACCATTTTTGTCTTTGCTTTCATTTATATTTTTATCTTCACCGCCATTCCCGCTAAATATCTATTTACCAATACCGATTTGGCCGGAGGTGATACTGGTTCTCATATCTACATCCCCTGGTATGCTAAAGAGATATTTCCTAAAATAAAATGGTGGTCACCAGATTGGTACAGCGGTTTCCCCTTTCTCTATTTTTATCCCCCGCTGCTTTATACTGCCACTGTCATGCTTGGTTTTGCGCTCCCATTGGCAATAAGCTTCAAATGGATAACTTTCCTGTCCATTGCCGTTTTTCCTATAGCTGCTTATCTTTGTTTGAAATTTCTTAAGGTTGATTTCCCCGGACCACAAGCAGGAGCAGCTTTCATTACTCTTTTAATGTTCTTTGAAGGTTTTAATACTTATGGCGGAAACTGGCCCAGTACTTTAGCTGGTCAATTTTCCCATACCTTCAGTATTGCCATATTTTTTGTATTCATTGGATTGATGTATAAGGGCATTAAAGAGAAGCGTTACTTGGTTGCCAACGCTATTTTAGGCGCAGCGGTTATTTTATCCCACCCCATTTCGGGACTTTTTCTTATTGCCCTAGCGCCATTCTTTCTTTTGATTAATGGCAATTTTAAAGAAAAGCTAAAATATATCTTCTTCACCTATGTAGGCATTTTCCTCTTGTCAGCTTTTTGGACTTTAAGCATGGTCTGGTACAAGGGCTATTCAGGAACCATGAGTTGGACCAACGAAGTAAAGTGGAGCTTGATTGCCCCCAAACTCTGGTTAGGATGGATTATATTAGCTTCACTGGGAATTATATGGCTTTTTATTAAAAAGGATGATCGGATGAGAATTATGTTACCAGTAGCCATTGGTTCAATGCTTCTCTATCTCTTCTTAAATCACACCACCGTTTGGAATACTCGTTTTCTTCCTTATTACCTGTTTAGTCTTCTTTTAATGGCTGCCTATGGTTTTAGTCTGATAGGACGAATCAAGCTCTTCAAAAAGAACTTGTGGCTCCTCGATATTATTCTTATTCTGACTTTAGTCATTACCCTAAATTACACTAAGAAGGAAACTTCTTATACTGCCTCGTGGTTCAAATGGAACTATGAAGGCTATCAGGTTAAAGATAATTATCAGGACTTAGACAGCTTATATTATTTCCTAAGAAGCTTGCCGCCCGGACGAGTGATGTGGGAATACAGACCAGAATATGATAAGTATGGCACCCCGCGCGTTTTAGAAACCATTCCTATGCACACTGGCCACCCCACTTTTGAGGGATTGCTCATAGAATCCGGTTTAACTGGTCCCTTTCACTTCATTAACCAAGCCGAAACTACCAAAAACCCCACCACCGCTATTGCCGGTTTTGAATATCCACCATTTGATTTCACAAAAGGCATAAAACATTTGCAAGCCTCAGGCGCAGAATATTTTGTTGCCTATACAGAGGAGATTAAAAAGTTAGCCAATGATAATCAAAACCTTACTTTCCTGCAAAATACCGGCGCTTTTAATATCTACAAGGTAGCTAACGCGCCTCTGGTAGAACCGATTAATAATTTTACCATCAAAACCAAAGCTAAAGACTGGTTAAAAGAGGATGCCGTTCCTTGGTATAAAAATGGCGATTTAAAAACACCAATTATTTTCACCAGCTCGCAAGAGGAAAATAATATGTGGCAACAATTGCTTTCTTCGGCTAGACCCCAAGGACAAGCAGCTACTAAGATAGTTGCTACTAATGACTCTTTGAGTTTTGACGCGCCAGTAATAGGTATTCCCTATGTGGTCAAAATATCCTATTTTCCCACCTGGAAGGTTAGCGGTGCCAGGGGCCCCTATTTAGTCTCGCCCGCTTATATGGCAGTGATACCCACTCAAGAGCATGTTACTCTAAAATTTGGTTATGGCCCCATTGATTACATTGGCTATGGCCTTACCCTCCTAGGCGTTCCTTATATATTATTTGCTATTAAAAAAGGCAAAAAGAAAGATAATTAAGGAAGCCGAGGAGAAAACAAAAAAAGAAGGGTTTGAACCCTTCTTTTTAATATTTATAGAGATATGAAAAGAAAACAAAAAGGACCCTTGCGGGACCTAATTGTTACTTGGCAGCTCTTGCGAACTACTAAGCTATTATGAGTTTAGCAAATTAGAGGGTTTTGTCAAGCAGGCCTAAAGGAGATTGCCTGATTGTTACTAAATGGCGTCAAAGCCCATGGATACTGATTTAAAGACCAGCGGCTGCAAGTAATGGAAAAAGTTATCCACAGTCAGCGTTATTTTAAACCAAAACATTATTATTATTTTCATTTTTGCCCTTCTCTAACTCTTGGCTTAAGGATTTAAAAGTATTCTCCGCTTTGGCAATTTGTTCTCGGCAAAATTTAATAATCTCAATGCCTTCTTTAAATTTGTCTAAGCCTATCTCCAAGTCAATATTGGGGCTGTTCAATTCGGAAGTTAAAGCATCTAATTTAGCGAGCGCCTCCCTAAGGGTTATTTCTTTTTTCTCTGTTTTCATAAAATATATAATATTAAATAATTTATTATCTTTAATAATTTAAAAGTCAGCTTTAATTTTTTCTATTCTAGATTCTGCCGAGCCGTCTTTTACTTTGAGCTTCACTATTTCCCCTATCTTTAAATCATTCGCGCTTTTTACCAAATGATTGGCCTCATCATAAATCAAACTATAGCCTCGTTGTAATGGCTTTTCTGGATTCATCTCGGCAAAAATTCTAGCTTTTAAACTTAATTCTTGCTTCGACAGCTCTAAAACATTTGTCACCTTGCTAGATAAAACTTTTTCTGCCTGAGACAGCTGGCTGTAAAACTCTTGAATTTTAAACCGATAACTATTCAAAACATTCGCGAAAGCGCTTTCTTTTAAACGCCAACTTCCGAAAATATTAGTTAGGCCAGTTTTAAGGGTAACGGTTTTGTGGTCAAGCAATAGACTCTTGCTATAAAGATTATTTTCTAAGCTTTGTTTCAGCGCAAATTCGCTTTCCGCCAAAGTCTGCAGAATTTCTTCGTATTGGTTTCTGAAGTAGGCGGCTACAGCTGTAGGAGTAGAAAGACTTTTATCTGCCACCATATCAGCGATACTTAAATCTTTTTCGTGACCGATACCGGTAATTACAGGGATACGAGAATTAAAAATAGCTTCAGCTATTTTTTCGGAATTAAAAACTTTAAGATTCTCGACGCCACCACCACCTCTAATTAATACTATGGCATCAAGATTGCCCTTCAGATTAAGCGTATGCAAAGCTTTAATTATTTCCCCTTCCGCTAAATCACCCTCTACATGAGTATCTATTTGCCAAATAGTGATACCCCAATCACCTAAATTTTTTTTAAAATCAGTAATAGCTGCTCCCGTTTCCGAGGTAATCAGACCAATTTCTCGTACCGGCATCGGTATAGGCCTTTTTCTCTCCGGAGAAAAATAACCCAGTTTTTCTAACTTGACTTTTAATAATTCTAAAGCCTTTTGCCAAGCCCCTTGTCCAACCGGTTCTATCTTCTCCAATCTCAGGTTAAAACGACCTGTTTGGTAAAGACTGGGGCGGCCAGTCACAATTACCTCTAAACCGTTTTCCAATAAATAACTATAATTTTCAAACTCCTGAAACCCCAAAAAGCAATTAATAACGTAATTATTAAAATTGGAATCTTTAAGGTCAAAATAAGCCTTATCTCCTTTAAGACTCAAACCGCCAATCTCGCCCTTGACCGCCACTACCCCCAAACCCCCTAAGGCTTTATTGGCTAGGCTCATAAATTCAGCAACAGTAAGAACCAAAGATTTAGCTCCCGCGCTTGCTGGCTCGGAAATGGTATTCTTTTCCCAAGCATTGCCAGTATCGCTAGAAGAAATTAGCGCTAGATATTCTTGGCCGTAAGCGGCTATTTTCTTTTGCCCCCAACCTTTAATATTTTTTAGTTCTTCTAGATTGGTAGGTCGCGAAGCCGCGGTGCGTTCCAGGGTATCATTACTAAAAACATAAAAAAGAGCTTTGCCTTCCCGGCGAGCTATTTCCTCTCTTTTTCTTTTAAATAAATCTAATAATTGTCTATCATCCATATGCTAATTTTTAATGTCCAAAAGGACTGGACAATGGTCAGAGCCTTTAATATCGTTCAATATTCGGCAATCTTTAACATCTTTAATGCAATCATTATTAACAAAAAAATAATCTAAGCGCCAGCCAACATTTCTCTCTCGGGCAGCGGTTCTGTAGGCCCACCAACTATATTTAATTTCCTGAGGGTGCAAGTAACGAAAAACATCAATGAAACCGCCTGCTAAAAACCTGTCCAGCCAATGTCTTTCTATCGGTAAGAAGCCTGTATGTTTTTCGTTATCCTTGGGCCGAGCCAAATCTATTTCCTTGTGAGCGGTATTAAAATCGCCGGCTAAAATTATTTTCTCTTGGCGCGCTAGCATAGGTTGTAAATAGGCCGCCAATCTGTCAGAAAAATCCAATTTGTAATCAACACGGCTCAGGTCTCTTTTGCCATTAGGGATGTAAACAGAGAAGATATTGCAGTGGTCAATCTTTATTTGGGTAATTCTTCCCTCCTTCTTAAACTCTTCGTCAGTTATCGGTATAACGCTAGCTTTAATATTATTTTTGTATAAGATAGCTGTTCCGCTATAGCCAGCTTTGATGGCAGAATTCCAAGCTATTTTATAGTCCTTGAATTCTTGG
Above is a window of Candidatus Paceibacterota bacterium DNA encoding:
- the rlmN gene encoding 23S rRNA (adenine(2503)-C(2))-methyltransferase RlmN translates to MDWDKLQKILEELGEPAYRLQQIKLAIYRDLKDGFNFIDNIPQGLRESLAKLIPFNELTLKTERKAADGAIKRLFLTADGLAIESVLIKHEDGRRTICVSTEAGCQINCSFCATGHLGFKRVLTQYEIFEQVLSFARYLKSQGERVTNVVFMGMGEPFLNYDNVKKAILLLNDKDGFNLGQRHISVSTSGIVPGIETFTKETWQVNLAISLHAPTNDLRSKIMPINKTYPLAQLMPVLDDYVLKTNRKLMIEYLLLGGLNDSPKQAETLVELIGKYKNISRLSMVNLIVYNATKDNYGHWDTFKTPDANTLKIFEDILSKNKINWTRRVSFGRDISGACGQLAGRNLSD
- a CDS encoding glycosyltransferase, with product MNFSLILPIYNEERNIDSAVSLLLQNFPETELILVNDGSTDATASILEKYAKTAKVINYARNMGKGYAIKQGVLAATTDYIIFCDADIPFGINGIKQLVEKLEINPGLDIVITEKIKPTESFVYHLAKQIVRKIIFLLTGLKFNDTQAGLKGFKKEVAKKIFSHSFINRFAIDIEILYLAKKFQYSVGTISMPVTENYMRSSKFTMKEGWYLFKDIFKIYFHHYNV
- a CDS encoding 6-pyruvoyl-tetrahydropterin synthase-related protein, which gives rise to MFKQLLSKATRANGPKDKRKINEILLTIFVFAFIYIFIFTAIPAKYLFTNTDLAGGDTGSHIYIPWYAKEIFPKIKWWSPDWYSGFPFLYFYPPLLYTATVMLGFALPLAISFKWITFLSIAVFPIAAYLCLKFLKVDFPGPQAGAAFITLLMFFEGFNTYGGNWPSTLAGQFSHTFSIAIFFVFIGLMYKGIKEKRYLVANAILGAAVILSHPISGLFLIALAPFFLLINGNFKEKLKYIFFTYVGIFLLSAFWTLSMVWYKGYSGTMSWTNEVKWSLIAPKLWLGWIILASLGIIWLFIKKDDRMRIMLPVAIGSMLLYLFLNHTTVWNTRFLPYYLFSLLLMAAYGFSLIGRIKLFKKNLWLLDIILILTLVITLNYTKKETSYTASWFKWNYEGYQVKDNYQDLDSLYYFLRSLPPGRVMWEYRPEYDKYGTPRVLETIPMHTGHPTFEGLLIESGLTGPFHFINQAETTKNPTTAIAGFEYPPFDFTKGIKHLQASGAEYFVAYTEEIKKLANDNQNLTFLQNTGAFNIYKVANAPLVEPINNFTIKTKAKDWLKEDAVPWYKNGDLKTPIIFTSSQEENNMWQQLLSSARPQGQAATKIVATNDSLSFDAPVIGIPYVVKISYFPTWKVSGARGPYLVSPAYMAVIPTQEHVTLKFGYGPIDYIGYGLTLLGVPYILFAIKKGKKKDN
- the xseB gene encoding exodeoxyribonuclease VII small subunit codes for the protein MKTEKKEITLREALAKLDALTSELNSPNIDLEIGLDKFKEGIEIIKFCREQIAKAENTFKSLSQELEKGKNENNNNVLV
- the xseA gene encoding exodeoxyribonuclease VII large subunit, with the protein product MDDRQLLDLFKRKREEIARREGKALFYVFSNDTLERTAASRPTNLEELKNIKGWGQKKIAAYGQEYLALISSSDTGNAWEKNTISEPASAGAKSLVLTVAEFMSLANKALGGLGVVAVKGEIGGLSLKGDKAYFDLKDSNFNNYVINCFLGFQEFENYSYLLENGLEVIVTGRPSLYQTGRFNLRLEKIEPVGQGAWQKALELLKVKLEKLGYFSPERKRPIPMPVREIGLITSETGAAITDFKKNLGDWGITIWQIDTHVEGDLAEGEIIKALHTLNLKGNLDAIVLIRGGGGVENLKVFNSEKIAEAIFNSRIPVITGIGHEKDLSIADMVADKSLSTPTAVAAYFRNQYEEILQTLAESEFALKQSLENNLYSKSLLLDHKTVTLKTGLTNIFGSWRLKESAFANVLNSYRFKIQEFYSQLSQAEKVLSSKVTNVLELSKQELSLKARIFAEMNPEKPLQRGYSLIYDEANHLVKSANDLKIGEIVKLKVKDGSAESRIEKIKADF
- a CDS encoding exodeoxyribonuclease III, with protein sequence MIIITWNVNGLRAVLRHHWLPLIETYDPDIICLQEIKIGDKEMGQLDQEFKDYKIAWNSAIKAGYSGTAILYKNNIKASVIPITDEEFKKEGRITQIKIDHCNIFSVYIPNGKRDLSRVDYKLDFSDRLAAYLQPMLARQEKIILAGDFNTAHKEIDLARPKDNEKHTGFLPIERHWLDRFLAGGFIDVFRYLHPQEIKYSWWAYRTAARERNVGWRLDYFFVNNDCIKDVKDCRILNDIKGSDHCPVLLDIKN